In Topomyia yanbarensis strain Yona2022 chromosome 2, ASM3024719v1, whole genome shotgun sequence, one DNA window encodes the following:
- the LOC131678429 gene encoding radial spoke head 1 homolog, protein MPRSTFLYLYKMTHILGREKICCEFMPAEEEKDSLFDIQKYNGPRNSRDEPHGEGKAKLVNGSRYEGSFRRGLPHGKGRLFVRDGYHYAGHWRKGLKHGMGRMHYPDCTWYEGEFRKDVRHGCGTYYYSNGARYQGNWLADNRHGVGCYFFSDGDITLKGTWLEGMARGPAEAILDGCRFHGYWDGDFPRGPGYFSFGAKAMVKGRFYEEEREGNETKMLIWRPEAFENYEYSKLPLEPLPLPVDESEISQTSSSDDEECVSQDSQNFSIMLSD, encoded by the exons ATGCCTCGATCTACTTTTTTATATCTATACAAAATGACGCACATCTTGGGTCGTGAGAAAATTTGTTGCGAATTCATGCCCGCTGAAGAGGAAAAAGACTCTTTATTCGATATTCAG AAATACAATGGACCAAGAAACAGTCGCGACGAGCCCCATGGAGAAGGTAAAGCCAAACTGGTCAACGGAAGCCGTTACGAGGGTTCTTTTCGAAGAGGACTTCCACACGGAAAAGGTCGACTGTTTGTGAGGGATGGCTATCACTACGCAGGTCACTGGCGCAAAGGACTTAAGCATGGAATGGGTCGTATGCATTATCCGGATTGTACCTGGTATGAGGGGGAGTTCCGCAAGGATGTACGGCATGGCTGTGGAACATATTATTACTCGAATGGAGCACGCTACCAGGGAAATTGGTTAGCAGACAATCGACATGGAGTTGGTTGTTACTTTTTCAGTGACGGCGATATCACATTGAAAGGAACCTGGTTGGAAGGAATGGCACGAGGACCTGCCGAAGCGATTTTGGATGGATGTCGATTTCATGGATATTGGGACGGGGATTTTCCACGAGGACCAGGATATTTCAGTTTTGGTGCGAAAGCGATGGTTAAAGGAAGGTTTTATGAGGAGGAGAGGGAAGGAAACGAAACGAAGATGCTTATTTGGCGTCCCGAAGCGTTTGAGAATTATGAATATTCCAAGCTGCCGCTGGAACCATTGCCCTTGCCAGTCGATGAGTCGGAAATTTCGCAAACCAGTTCATCTGATGACGAAGAATGTGTTTCACAGGATTCACAAAACTTTTCTATTATGTTGAGCGATTAA